AGGATCCCGGTGACGTCGCCGTCGCAGACGTCGGGGTGCAGCACCGAGACCGGCTCGGCGTCCCAGCCGCTCTCGAGGTAGCACTCGTCGGAGACCAGCAGCGCCCCGCGCTCGCGGCACCACGCCACGACCTTGCGCAGGTGCTCGACGGGGAGGACCTGACCGGTCGGGTTCGACGGCGAGTTGATCCACACCAGGGTCGGGCTCTCCGGACCGAGGCTGGTCAGCGCGTCGGCGGCCACGACGCGGGCCCCGGCGAGCGCGGCGCCCACGGTGTACGTCGGGTAGGCCAGCCGCGGGGCGACCACGAGGTCACCGGGGCCGAGCCCCAGGTGGGTCGCCAGGCCGGCGATCAGCTCCTTGGAGCCGACGCTCGGCAGTACTTGGCGCGGCTCGAGGCCGACCGCCCCGGCGCGCCGCTCGAGCCAGCCGACGATCGAGGCGCGCAGGGCCGGCGTGCCGATGGTGAGGGGGTAGCCCGGGGAGTCGGAGGCGTCGGCGAGCGCCTGACGCACGACGGCCGGGGTCGGGTCGACCGGGGTGCCGACCGAGAGGTCGACGATGCCGTCGGGGTGCGCCCGAGCGCGATCGCCCATCGGGACCAGCGCGTCCCAGGGGAAGTCGGGGAGCCGCCCGGAAACCGGACGTGCCGCCCACCGGGGAGCCCCGGGAGACGGCACGGTCGAGTCGTTCGAGGACCCCGAGGTCACTCGTCGTGCTCCTGCGGGGGCAGCGCGGCGACGACGGGGTGGTCCTTCTCGATGACGCCCATCTTGGCGGCGCCGCCGGGAGAGCCGAGGTCGTCGAAGAACTCCACGTTGGCCTTGTAGTAGTCCTTCCACTGCTCCGGGGTGTCGTCCTCGTAGTAGATGGCCTCCACCGGGCAGACGGGCTCGCAGGCTCCGCAGTCCACGCACTCGTCGGGGTGGATGTAGAGCATGCGCGAGCCCTCGTAGATGCAGTCGACAGGACACTCGTCGACACAGGCGCGGTCCTTCAGGTCCACACAGGGCTCGGCGATGACGTAGGTCACCTGGTTCCTCCTCGACGGGTGCGCCCGTGGCAGTCACGGGCGGAGATGCTGGCTCCGACAGCCTAGTATCCACACGCGCCGTTGACGCGGCGCCCTCCCGAAGTCTCGCTCCGCGTCGCCCGACGTCCCGCTCCCACGCTTCCCGAAGAAGGACCCCGTGCCCCTGCCGACCGCCCTCGGGCCCGCCTGCCTGGGGCTGCGCGTCGTCGTACGGCGCGTGCTGCCCGGCGAGACCGGCCCGAGCGGCGGGCCGGCGATGACCGACGTGCTCGGGGTGCTGGAGAGCTGGGAGGACGACGCGCTGACGGTGCGGCGCGAGGACGGCTCAGTCGTCCGGGTCGACCGGTCGACGCTGGTCTCGGGCAAGGCAGTGCCGCCGCGGGCGTCGGTGCGCCACCGGGTGCCGGCCGAGGTGGCCGCCCGGAGGGCGCTGGGCTCGTGGCCGGCCGTCGAGGCCGAGCCGCTCGGCGACTGGGTGCTGCGGGCGTCGGGGGGCTTCAGCGCCCGGGCCAACTCGGTGTTCCTCACCGGCGACCCGGGGATGCCCTGGGACGAGGCCGTGGCGCGGGCACGGGCGTTCTACGCCGAGCGCGACCTGCCGGCGTGGGCGCAGGTCGTCGTCGGCTCCCCCGAGGACCTGCGCGCCGACGCCGAGGGGTGGCACCAGGCCCGCCCCGGTGAGGCCGACTCGCTGCTGCAGGTCGCCTCGGTCGCCCAGGCCGTCCGTCAGGCGCGCGAATTCCGTTCACAAGAACGTTCAGACCCTCCCCGTGACGGCGTGGACGGGGATCTGAACGTTCTTGTGAACGAGATGTTCGTCCGAGAGGAGATGACCGACGGGTGGCTGGCGACCGACGAGCGGGCCCGCGAGCGGCCGGAGGCGTCGCGGGCGGTGCTGGAGGGGCCGGACCACGTGGCGTTCGTGACGCTCGAGGTCGACGGCGCGGTCGTGGCGCGGGCCCGGGCGGCGATGCCCGACAGCGACGACTGGGTCGGCCTCACCGACGTGTGGGTCGACCCCGAGCGGCGCCGCGGCGGGCTGGCCCGGTCGGTGGTGGGCGCGCTGATGCCGTGGGCGGCCGAGCGGGGCGCGAGCACGGCGTACCTCCAGGTCCGCGCGGACAACGCCGCCGGGCTGGCGCTCTACCAGCGGTTCGGGTTCGTCACCCACCACGCCTACCGCTACCTGCGCCTGCCGGACTGACCCCCGAGTACGTCGCTCCGCTCGGAGCGACGCTCGCCGGGCGGGCTCACTCGCAGATGACGGTGTCCGAGGGCGTGTAGACGGTCGTGTCCTTCTCGCGCTTCACGACCTCCGACGAGCCGGGCTCGCGGAAGATCCGGGTGACGTCGACGGTGAAGCCGCCGTACCCCTCGTTGGGCACGCAGTCCTCGCCGCTGCCGTAGCGGGTGTCGGGCGAGGTGAAGTCGTACTGCCCGCTGGTGACCGACTCGATGTCCCACACCTTGGTCGACCACATCCGCACCGTCAGCCCGCCGGTGCCGCCGGGAGCGCTCGGGCTGTGGATGGCCTGGATGAGCACCCCGTAGTCGGTGTCGTTGCGGAACTTCAGGTCGACCACCGGGAACGCGACGGTGGCCTCGCGCCCCATCGGGTAGCGGTCGATGTAGAACGAGTGCGGCTTGTGCTCGACGTCCTCGAGCCCGGCGAAGAACGCCGCGTTGTACGTCGTGGTGGCCACCTGGCTGACCCCGCCGCCGAGCTCGGACTTGAAGACGCCGTCGCTGATGATGAAGCCCTCGGTGAAGCCGTTCGCCCGGGTGCGCTCGCCGACCGTCTCGTTGAGGCTGAAGGTGTCGCCCGGCGCCAGCACGGTGCCGTCGATCAGCTCCGCCGCCCGGCCGATGTTGGTGTTGCGGTAGTCCTCGTGCGGGTAGTAGGTCGGGAACTCCGAGACCTTCTCGCGGATCTGCCAGTCGCGGGCCTCCGCGGTGCTGATCGCCGGGTCGACGGGACGCGGGTCGATGCGGGCGCGTCGGTCGGCTCCGGTGCCGGTGAGGAGATCGGGCAGGACCTCGACGATGCGGTCGCGGTCGATGGTCGCGCCACGACGTCCGGGCACGACCTCGGGCCGCCCGTCGCGGATCGCGACGGTCGCGTCCACCGGCTCGCGCGCCACCGACCGGGTCGCGGGGCCGAAGAGCCGCAGCAGCCGGTCCTCGTCGACCCGCGGCACGAGCTCGCCGTCGTCGACCTCCATGGAGAGCGCGTCGGCGAACTGGGCCGGGCGGACCGTGACGTCCCGGGGCCCGAAGCTGTAGACGACCGACGCGGACATCGCGGGGTTCGCGAAGTCGCGCATGGCCTCGCTGACCTGCCGCGCGGAGAGCTCGGGCCGCGCGTTGCGCACGGGCAGCGGCACCACCTCGCGGGTCGGGAACGACGCCACCACCTGCGCGACCGCCGCCGACACGTCGAGGCGCCGACCCGGCTCGGGGTAGACCGGGCGCGCCCGTCCGTCGCCGAACTCCACGTCGCCCTCGACCGGCGCGACGTCGACGCGACCGGCCACCTCCTCGAGCCGCTGCTCGAGGAGGTCGTCGATCGTCACCACGACGGGGTCGTAGTCCTCGCCCCCGACGAACGACTCCCAGATGTCGGCCGGGTGCCAGCTGCGGCCCACCGGGACCTGCTCGACGGAGGCAGCGGCATCGACCTCGAGCCCCACCTCCTCGGGGTCCAGGGCGAACTCACGGTCGGAGGCGGCCACCACCAGCGGGCGGCGCTGCGCGTCGGCGAGCCCGCGACGCAGCTCCGCCGCCGCGGCCTGGGGCTTGAGCCCTCCCACGTCGACGCCGGCCACGGTCGTGGCGCGCGGCAGCCGGTCGCTGGCCAGCACGTAGCCGGCGAGGTAGAAGCCGCCCACGATCACCGCCACGGCCACCGTGAGCCACACGAGGATCCGTCGGTCCCGTCGCCGCCGTGACCGCTCGCGCTCCTGCTCCCGCGCGTCGTCGGCGTCGTCGGGGCGGTCAGGGTCGTCGGCGCGGTCGTCGAGCCACGATGTCGGTCCGGAGGTCACGGGGTCCAGGGTACGAACACCCGCCGACGTACGCCGCCCGACGCTCTCAGCCGAACGGTCCCGACCTGGCGCTCACCCGGCCGCCGGGCCGGGCGTCACAGACCGGCGAAGAGGTCGCTCTCCCAGCCACGCTCGTCGACCGGGCCCTTCGTGCCCTTCGCCAGCCGGTAGACCTCGGTGCCCCAGACCTGGTTGCCGAGGTTGTTCGACAGCGCGAAGAACGGCCCGTCGACCTCGATCTGCGTCGCGTGGGCGGCCATGGCGGCCATCTTCTGCTCGGCGTACGCCGTGCCGTCGACCTCGCAGGCGATCGCCTCGTCGGGGACCATGAACCGCGGCGGGTTGTCGTAGTCCATGTCGGAGAACGGGTTCTCGATCCCGTTCTCCTTCATCATGCGTGCGCCCTCGCGCATCTTGGACAGCGACATCGCCGTCCAGTAGATCTTCGCGACGTCCCAGGGCTCGCCCAGGTCGAGACGGTAGTGGGGCACTGCCGCGAGCTGTGCGGCGTACATCGCGACACGGTGGGCCTGGATATGGTCCGGGTGACCATAATTGCCGAACTCGTCGTAGGTGACGAGGACCTGCGGGCGCACCTCGCGGATGACCTCGACCAGCAGATGAGCCGCCTCGGTCAGGTCCGCGCGCCAGAAGATGTCCGTGCGGTCGGTCTCGGCCGGCTTGGCGTGGCCGGTCTCGTCCCACTCCATGCCGGAGTCGCGGTAGTGGCCGGGGCCTCCGAGGAAGCGGTGGTCGGTGACGCCGACCTCCTTCATCGCCGCCTCGAGCTCGCCGACGCGGTGGGCGCCGAGCCCGTCCTCCTTGTCGGCGGCCAGGTGGGCGAGGTCGGGGACCAGCACCTCCCCCTCCTCGCCGAGGGTGCAGGTCACGAGCGTGACACCGCGCCCCTCCGCGACGTAGCGCGCCATGGTGGCGCCATTGTTGATCGACTCGTCGTCGGGGTGCGCGTGCACCAGCAGCAGCCGCTGCTCGGGGGACTCCATAGGGTCACTGTAGGAGCAGCGCCGCGGCCCCGCGCCCGCGGCAGGAGGAGGTCGACGATGACGAGCCCGTCCCGCAGCGCACCGACCCTGGTCCCGGGCCTCGCGGCCGACGACGCCATCGACGCGCTCGTCGAGGCCAGCGGCGGCCGCGTCGGCCTCACGGGCGTGCTCGGGCACCTCAACCGCGTCGCCGAGCCGGCCTGGGGGCCGGGGTCGGCGGTGAGCCACGCCTTCGCGTGGGACGAGGCCGACCAGCGCAGCCGCCGGTGGTGGCCCCAGGGCGTCACCTCCTCGTCCGAGGCGCGCCTGCCCCGAGGTGACCCCTGGCCCGGGCCGCCGGTGCTGCTGACCACGTCCTACGCCAAGAAGGTCGGCGGGCTGGACAAGGGCTCCCGCATCACGGTGGCCGACCTCGGCGACCCCGACCGGGTGCGCTACCGGCACGTGCTGCTGGTCCGCGCCGTGCGCGACGACACCGGCGCCGTCGACCTGCGCCCGGTGAAGGCGCACGCCGGCGGGGTGGTGTGGCACGGGCCCTGGCTCTACGTCGCCGCCACCCGCCGCGGCGTCCTGGCCTTCCGCCTCGACGACGTCGTGCGCGTGTCCCCCGCACCACCGGATCGTCTCGGGCGCCACGAGGACGGTGACGGGCTGGCCGGGTTCGGGCACGGCTACGCCCTGCCGCTGCACCACGTGCTCGGCCCGCCGGAGCCCTCGGACGGGGAGGCCGCGACCCCGCCGGCGATGCGCTACTCGTTCCTCTCCCTGGCGCGCGGGCTCGACGGCAGGACGGCGCTCCTCGCCGGGGAGTACGACGCGGGCGGCGGCACCCGGCGCCTGGTCGTCTTCGACCTCGACGCGACGGGCGCTCCGGTCACCGACCCGTCCGGGGTGGCGGCCTCGACCCACGTCGCCGACGGGGTCGATCGCATGCAGGGTGCGGTGTGGCTGCCCGACGGTCGGCTCGCGGTCACCGCCAGCGACGGTCGCTACCGGCGCGGGCACCTGTGGGTCGGTGCGCCGGGCGCGCTCGAGCGGCGGCGGAGCGCCGTACCGGTGGGGCCGGAGGACCTGACGTCCTGGCCGGAGCGGGGCGAGCTGTGGACCGCCACCGAGTACCCGGGCCACCGCCTCGCCGTGGCCCTCCACCTCTGAGCCGCTCCACCCGGTTTCACCCACCCCACCCCTTCTGCCGGGTTGTCGGTTTCACTAGGTACCTAGTGATCCTGGCGCTTCCCGAGCGAAGTTTCGTGCGGGAAGCGCCGGTTTCACTAGGTACCTAGTGAAACCGACACGGCACCGGCTCAGTCGGCGGCGACGCGCTGCGCGGGGACCCGCGCCTGCTGGGCGACGATGTGGACGGTGACGTAGTGGCCGTTGCTGCCGGCGCGGGTGGCGCCCTGGAACTCGATCTGGTCCTTGTCGACGAGCAACGAGTGGGCCTCCCAGAACGGGTAGCGCAGGCGGTCCTCCCACATGAGCTCGAGGCGCCGGGCGACCTCGCTGCGCGAGAGCTGCTCGGGGAACGTGAACATCGCGATGACGAGCTGGTCGAGGTCGTCGGTGTACTCGACCTCCACCTCCTCGAAGAGGCCGACGGAGGCGAGCGCGGTGCGCAGGTCGGACTGCACGGCGCGGAGCTCCTGGGCCGACCCAGGGCTGGCGTTGACCTGCACCGCCCGACGCATCTTGTGGTACTGCGCGATCTCCACGACCTTGGTCCCTTCCCTCGTCCCCTGGGTTCCCATGATGGTGCGCGCACACGGGACGTTTCCAGGGAAGATGCCGGGCCCGGGCATATTCAGGACCTAGGGCACAGGTCAGTTCAGGACCTTCGGGTCCGCCCGGATCGGGCGACTGGTCCCGTGGGGCCCGGGACGGGGTCTCAGAACCCCAGGGACCGCCCGATGATCTCCTTCTGGATCTCGGTGGTGCCCCCGTAGATCGTCTGGATTCGGCTGTCGAGGAACGCCTGCGCGATGGGGTACTCCAGCATGTAGCCGTAGCCGCCGTGCAGCTGCACGCCGCGGTCGACGATCTTGGTCTGGAGCTCGGTGGTCCACCACTTCGCCATGGCCGCCCCCACGGCGTCGAGCCGGCCCTCGTTGTGCCGACGCACGCAGTCGTCGACGTACACCTGGCAGACCTCGGTCTCGGTGGCCATCTCCGCAATGAGGAACCGGTTGTGCTGGAAGACGCCGATCGGCTTGCCGAAGGCGGTGCGCTCCTTGGCGTAGGCCATCGACATGGCGAGCACCTGCTGGCAGGCCGCGGCCGCCATCATCGCGATCGAGAGCCGCTCCTGCGGCAGGTTCATCATCAGGTAGATGAACCCCTGGCCCTCCTCGCCGAGCAGGTTCTCCTTGGGCACCACCACGTTGTCGAAGAACAGCTCGGCGGTGTCCTGGGCCTTGAGGCCGACCTTCTCGAGGTTGCGGCCGCGCTCGAAGCCCTCCATGCCGCGCTCGACGACGAGCAGGCTGATGCCCTGGTGGCCGGCCTCCGGGTCGGTGCGCACGACCACGACGACGAGGTCGGACAGGATGCCGTTGCTGATGAAGGTCTTCGACCCGTTCACCACGTAGTGGTCGCCCTTGTCGACCGCGGTGGTGCGGATGCCCTGCAGGTCGCTGCCGGCGCCCGGCTCGGTCATCGCGATGGCCGTGATGAGCTCGCCGCTGACGCAACCGGGCAGCCAGCGCTGCTTCTGCTCCTCGGTCCCGAGCGACGAGAGGTA
This DNA window, taken from Nocardioides sp. HDW12B, encodes the following:
- the dapC gene encoding succinyldiaminopimelate transaminase gives rise to the protein MPSPGAPRWAARPVSGRLPDFPWDALVPMGDRARAHPDGIVDLSVGTPVDPTPAVVRQALADASDSPGYPLTIGTPALRASIVGWLERRAGAVGLEPRQVLPSVGSKELIAGLATHLGLGPGDLVVAPRLAYPTYTVGAALAGARVVAADALTSLGPESPTLVWINSPSNPTGQVLPVEHLRKVVAWCRERGALLVSDECYLESGWDAEPVSVLHPDVCDGDVTGILTVHSLSKRSNLAGYRCAFVAGDPTVVAELTAVRKNLGLMLPGPMQVAMAAALDDDAHVAEQRERYAARRTALRDALLGAGFTVDHSQGALYLWATRDEPCWDTVAWLADRGILVAPGDFYGTAGTRHVRVAITATDERVGAAVARLGRPA
- the fdxA gene encoding ferredoxin, producing the protein MTYVIAEPCVDLKDRACVDECPVDCIYEGSRMLYIHPDECVDCGACEPVCPVEAIYYEDDTPEQWKDYYKANVEFFDDLGSPGGAAKMGVIEKDHPVVAALPPQEHDE
- a CDS encoding acyl-CoA dehydrogenase family protein, with the translated sequence MTAATQEKRDLFTEEHESFRQTVRTFMEREVVPHHKQWEADGVVSREVWRKAGEQGLLCFDVAEEYGGAGVSDFRYNQVMAEESARAGASGPGFIVHTDIIVPYLSSLGTEEQKQRWLPGCVSGELITAIAMTEPGAGSDLQGIRTTAVDKGDHYVVNGSKTFISNGILSDLVVVVVRTDPEAGHQGISLLVVERGMEGFERGRNLEKVGLKAQDTAELFFDNVVVPKENLLGEEGQGFIYLMMNLPQERLSIAMMAAAACQQVLAMSMAYAKERTAFGKPIGVFQHNRFLIAEMATETEVCQVYVDDCVRRHNEGRLDAVGAAMAKWWTTELQTKIVDRGVQLHGGYGYMLEYPIAQAFLDSRIQTIYGGTTEIQKEIIGRSLGF
- a CDS encoding VanW family protein produces the protein MTSGPTSWLDDRADDPDRPDDADDAREQERERSRRRRDRRILVWLTVAVAVIVGGFYLAGYVLASDRLPRATTVAGVDVGGLKPQAAAAELRRGLADAQRRPLVVAASDREFALDPEEVGLEVDAAASVEQVPVGRSWHPADIWESFVGGEDYDPVVVTIDDLLEQRLEEVAGRVDVAPVEGDVEFGDGRARPVYPEPGRRLDVSAAVAQVVASFPTREVVPLPVRNARPELSARQVSEAMRDFANPAMSASVVYSFGPRDVTVRPAQFADALSMEVDDGELVPRVDEDRLLRLFGPATRSVAREPVDATVAIRDGRPEVVPGRRGATIDRDRIVEVLPDLLTGTGADRRARIDPRPVDPAISTAEARDWQIREKVSEFPTYYPHEDYRNTNIGRAAELIDGTVLAPGDTFSLNETVGERTRANGFTEGFIISDGVFKSELGGGVSQVATTTYNAAFFAGLEDVEHKPHSFYIDRYPMGREATVAFPVVDLKFRNDTDYGVLIQAIHSPSAPGGTGGLTVRMWSTKVWDIESVTSGQYDFTSPDTRYGSGEDCVPNEGYGGFTVDVTRIFREPGSSEVVKREKDTTVYTPSDTVICE
- the mshB gene encoding N-acetyl-1-D-myo-inositol-2-amino-2-deoxy-alpha-D-glucopyranoside deacetylase, encoding MESPEQRLLLVHAHPDDESINNGATMARYVAEGRGVTLVTCTLGEEGEVLVPDLAHLAADKEDGLGAHRVGELEAAMKEVGVTDHRFLGGPGHYRDSGMEWDETGHAKPAETDRTDIFWRADLTEAAHLLVEVIREVRPQVLVTYDEFGNYGHPDHIQAHRVAMYAAQLAAVPHYRLDLGEPWDVAKIYWTAMSLSKMREGARMMKENGIENPFSDMDYDNPPRFMVPDEAIACEVDGTAYAEQKMAAMAAHATQIEVDGPFFALSNNLGNQVWGTEVYRLAKGTKGPVDERGWESDLFAGL
- a CDS encoding GNAT family N-acetyltransferase, which gives rise to MPLPTALGPACLGLRVVVRRVLPGETGPSGGPAMTDVLGVLESWEDDALTVRREDGSVVRVDRSTLVSGKAVPPRASVRHRVPAEVAARRALGSWPAVEAEPLGDWVLRASGGFSARANSVFLTGDPGMPWDEAVARARAFYAERDLPAWAQVVVGSPEDLRADAEGWHQARPGEADSLLQVASVAQAVRQAREFRSQERSDPPRDGVDGDLNVLVNEMFVREEMTDGWLATDERARERPEASRAVLEGPDHVAFVTLEVDGAVVARARAAMPDSDDWVGLTDVWVDPERRRGGLARSVVGALMPWAAERGASTAYLQVRADNAAGLALYQRFGFVTHHAYRYLRLPD